From Dasypus novemcinctus isolate mDasNov1 chromosome 19, mDasNov1.1.hap2, whole genome shotgun sequence, a single genomic window includes:
- the TPST2 gene encoding protein-tyrosine sulfotransferase 2 — translation MRLSVRRALLAGACALALVLAVQLGQQALECRAALAGGRGPRRSMRPEQEELVLVGADRVEYRYGQAMPLIFVGGVPRSGTTLMRAMLDAHPDVRCGEETRIIPRVLAMRQAWSKSGREKLRLDEAGVTDEVLDAAMRAFILEVIAKHGEPARVLCNKDPFALKSSVYLARLFPNSKFLLMVRDGRASVHSMITRKVTIAGFDLGSYRDCLTKWNRAIEVMYAQCLEVGRDKCLPVYYEQLVLHPRRSLMLILDFLGIAWSDAVLHHEDLIGKPGGVSLSKIERSTDQVIKPVNLEALSKWIGHIPEDVVRDMAQIAPMLARLGYDPYANPPNYGKPDPIVINNTYRVLKGDFKTPANLKGYFQVSQNSTSSHLGSS, via the exons ATGCGCCTGTCGGTGCGGAGGGCGCTGCTGGCGGGCGCCTGCGCGCTGGCGCTGGTGCTGGCCGTGCAGCTGGGGCAGCAGGCGCTCGAGTGCCGCGCGGCGCTGGCGGGCGGCCGGGGCCCGCGGCGCAGCATGCGGCCCGAGCAGGAGGAGCTGGTGCTGGTGGGCGCCGACCGCGTGGAGTACCGCTACGGCCAGGCCATGCCGCTCATCTTCGTGGGCGGCGTGCCCCGCAGCGGCACCACGCTCATGCGCGCCATGCTGGACGCGCACCCCGACGTGCGCTGCGGCGAGGAGACGCGCATCATCCCGCGCGTGCTGGCCATGCGCCAGGCCTGGTCCAAGTCGGGCCGCGAGAAGCTGCGGCTGGACGAGGCTGGCGTGACGGACGAGGTGCTGGACGCCGCCATGCGCGCCTTCATCCTGGAGGTGATCGCCAAGCACGGCGAGCCGGCGCGCGTGCTCTGCAACAAGGACCCCTTCGCGCTCAAGTCCTCCGTCTACCTGGCGCGCCTGTTCCCCAACTCCAAGTTCCTGCTGATGGTGCGCGACGGCCGCGCCTCGGTGCACTCCATGATCACGCGCAAGGTCACCATCGCCGGCTTCGACCTCGGCAGCTACCGCGACTGCCTCACCAAGTGGAACCGGGCCATCGAGGTGATGTACGCCCAGTGCCTGGAGGTGGGCAGGGACAAGTGCCTGCCGGTGTACTACGAGCAGCTGGTGCTGCACCCCCGGCGCTCGCTCATGCTCATCCTCGACTTCCTCGGCATCGCCTGGAGCGACGCGGTCCTGCACCACGAGGACCTCATCGGCAAGCCGGGGGGCGTCTCCCTGTCCAA GATCGAGCGGTCCACAGACCAGGTCATCAAGCCCGTGAACCTGGAAGCGCTCTCCAAGTGGATCGGCCACATCCCCGAGGACGTGGTGAGGGACATGGCCCAGATCGCCCCCATGCTGGCTCGGCTAGGCTACGACCCCTATGCAAACCCACCCAACTACGGCAAACCCGACCCCATCGTCATCAACAATACGTATCGG gTCCTAAAAGGGGACTTCAAAACACCAGCCAATCTAAAAGGATATTTTCAG GTGAGCCAGAACAGCACCTCCTCCCATTTAGGAAGCTCGTGA